A region from the Streptosporangium sp. NBC_01756 genome encodes:
- a CDS encoding DUF6758 family protein: MRAAPTCPRCFGPLRPPGAWSSAWRCGPHGDVLPLQPPRRPSAAAVEAVGRDALVPAWLPWPLPQGWLVTGLGEAGDERSGIRATVVAVSGPSLTYGPADMLIIAEEPGVGLGAGFAGLKGADPGAGFDEGPSHAKIDVSGHPAALWCVEAAPDRAVYAGEALGNWLWVVVWPAEAGYLITLTEFALRDLRDQGQAFDLPFGAFSPRLGGEEI, encoded by the coding sequence GTGAGAGCCGCGCCTACCTGCCCGCGGTGTTTCGGCCCGCTCCGTCCGCCAGGCGCCTGGTCAAGTGCCTGGCGATGTGGTCCGCACGGTGACGTCCTGCCACTGCAGCCGCCGAGACGCCCCTCAGCCGCCGCCGTGGAGGCGGTCGGCCGCGACGCACTCGTGCCCGCCTGGTTGCCGTGGCCGCTGCCCCAGGGCTGGCTGGTCACCGGACTGGGCGAGGCCGGCGACGAGCGCAGCGGCATCAGAGCCACCGTGGTGGCGGTCTCCGGGCCCTCGCTGACCTACGGGCCGGCCGACATGCTGATCATCGCCGAGGAGCCCGGTGTGGGCCTGGGAGCCGGGTTCGCCGGGCTGAAGGGCGCGGACCCGGGTGCCGGGTTCGACGAGGGGCCGTCGCACGCCAAGATCGACGTCAGCGGCCATCCGGCCGCGCTGTGGTGCGTGGAGGCCGCTCCCGACCGGGCGGTCTACGCCGGTGAGGCGCTGGGCAACTGGCTGTGGGTGGTCGTCTGGCCCGCGGAGGCCGGCTACCTGATAACCCTGACCGAGTTCGCCCTGCGTGACCTGCGGGACCAGGGACAGGCCTTCGATCTGCCCTTCGGCGCGTTCTCCCCGCGGCTGGGCGGCGAGGAGATCTGA
- a CDS encoding NUDIX hydrolase has protein sequence MGAIIRDGSGRLLLIRRGHPPGEGLWSLPGGRIGPGESDSDAVVREVAEETGLTVTPGRLAGAVERPGPGGAVYVIRDYLAEVSGGTLSAGDDAADARWFTEEELVRLPLSPGLLDALTEWAVIAPP, from the coding sequence GTGGGAGCGATCATCCGTGACGGCTCCGGCCGGCTGCTCCTCATCCGCCGGGGCCACCCGCCCGGCGAGGGGCTCTGGTCGCTCCCCGGCGGCCGGATCGGACCGGGCGAGTCGGACTCCGACGCGGTGGTCCGCGAGGTCGCGGAGGAGACCGGCCTGACGGTCACGCCCGGCCGCCTGGCCGGTGCCGTCGAACGTCCGGGACCCGGCGGCGCCGTCTACGTGATCCGCGACTACCTGGCCGAGGTCTCCGGCGGCACGCTCTCCGCCGGAGACGACGCCGCGGACGCCCGGTGGTTCACCGAGGAGGAGCTCGTACGGCTGCCGCTCTCCCCCGGTCTGCTGGACGCCCTCACCGAATGGGCGGTCATCGCGCCTCCTTGA
- a CDS encoding sialidase family protein, with the protein MAPGPHDPRSREWPADDGDVRGDPAPASGSPESHGPRESRESPPTIQHSPPGPSDDGVRGLPLASPWMLPPFASPDPDGNEPPQARPEGLGGERRRPHTQPYASSSDDPPARLPAHGRPPEPDDPSVRPPAHGRLPEPGDGSVPPERSSRRRTADRPDLLVASGPPRAPREKPEPDGPGEPRDTRESGTPGEPRDVRGPGTPGEPRDVRGPGTPDERRGERSDAPGGAPGGPRKAPRPDLLVASGPPREPRESPGPWEPSPGPWAPDERQEEWWPDAPAVSGPARRLDDETRAGPEDLAASEPEPEAEPEAEPEPAPAAAVPDQEDFEPVRRVGRPPEGRPARPDLLVAQGPPGRRGPNGGRHHRAAPAPSALRRSSPTRRRRGRGLVIPFLMVLVLTGAVGGGLVLWEWVSGPFTTGLRLVGDEVRSGDANFVPRPDLGGDGSSQVLNAVASAGSAVIAVGSDTTSPVPRPLFLYSPDGGGTWRLGNVTGPAGYEAGPTTVGLVAGGEGRWLAAGNDPLGTGHGLWTSADGYSWNAVDPGGLEVFSAGDKIMDLARTSSGFVAVGTTVLPDGAAGAVAWISPDGRNWTRVNSGEINPPDRIRGLAAVVAKGDAVVALGDPVRSGSSSVVLRSADGGRTWLRTDAVLTGVRPESGALAVVADGFVLVPTQQRSDKGEVAVYCSPQGDDWSRCGTIGGLAPDGSGVRRLASSPDGVAAVTESGFERYSVYTSEDGHDWRMTTDLGQVPGSLRALAVSDGGTLVVGGDERAADVDNRLVLMTAARGEKARPVPLNGIDGLTRAARETARVAAGGGLFVAVGAASGDAGIWTSADGENWRTGGPAGSLGGPWRQSLGDVAHGRAGWLAVGSTMLNASATSPLLVTSEDGTAWRGVSAPEQLTPAAEHYFLAPHAVAAGPSGYVIAGEDRGPAGTVPVLWFSSDLKRYTRAQKLPAGGGVRLYDVSATSSGYVAVGGTGGAQETGVVWVSADGVEWSARKPVLPPGATSAGLRHVVLYGGHIVAAGTAQTGDGLRAFGAVSDDNGLTWEFSWIPAEGTAAVQDLAATAEGVVAVGWQGRPGEGDSVAWTSEDGLSWQPHTPAQGGDGAQRLGAVAISGGQVVALGRSTTYSADHLTLWRSTLTAAR; encoded by the coding sequence GTGGCCCCGGGCCCTCACGACCCGCGCTCGCGAGAGTGGCCGGCGGACGACGGCGATGTCCGTGGCGACCCGGCACCCGCATCCGGGTCCCCGGAGTCCCACGGGCCCCGGGAGTCCCGGGAGTCTCCGCCCACGATCCAGCACTCCCCTCCCGGGCCCTCCGACGACGGCGTCCGGGGGCTCCCGCTGGCCTCCCCGTGGATGCTCCCTCCGTTCGCCTCGCCCGACCCGGACGGGAACGAACCCCCGCAGGCCCGTCCCGAGGGTCTGGGCGGCGAACGCCGCCGCCCGCACACCCAGCCCTACGCCTCCTCGTCCGACGACCCGCCCGCCCGCCTTCCCGCGCACGGACGGCCCCCCGAGCCCGACGACCCGTCCGTCCGCCCTCCCGCGCATGGACGGCTCCCCGAGCCCGGCGACGGAAGCGTCCCGCCCGAACGGTCGTCTCGCAGGCGGACGGCTGACCGGCCGGATCTGCTGGTCGCCTCCGGGCCGCCCCGCGCACCCCGGGAGAAGCCCGAGCCCGACGGACCGGGTGAGCCCCGGGACACCCGTGAGTCCGGGACGCCGGGTGAGCCCCGGGATGTCCGTGGGCCCGGGACGCCGGGTGAGCCCCGGGATGTCCGTGGGCCCGGGACGCCGGATGAGCGCCGGGGAGAGCGGTCCGACGCCCCCGGCGGAGCGCCGGGCGGGCCGAGGAAGGCGCCCCGGCCGGATCTGCTGGTCGCCTCCGGGCCGCCGCGCGAGCCCCGGGAGTCGCCCGGTCCCTGGGAGCCGTCACCCGGCCCCTGGGCACCGGATGAGCGCCAGGAGGAGTGGTGGCCCGACGCCCCCGCCGTCTCCGGACCGGCGCGCAGGCTCGACGACGAGACCCGGGCCGGGCCGGAGGACCTCGCCGCTTCCGAACCCGAACCCGAAGCCGAACCCGAAGCCGAACCCGAGCCCGCGCCTGCGGCCGCCGTACCGGATCAGGAGGACTTCGAGCCGGTACGGCGGGTGGGGCGCCCGCCCGAAGGCCGGCCCGCCCGGCCGGACCTGCTGGTCGCCCAGGGCCCGCCCGGCAGGCGGGGACCGAACGGCGGGCGGCACCACCGGGCCGCGCCCGCCCCCTCGGCGCTGCGCCGTTCCAGCCCGACCAGACGCCGGCGCGGCCGTGGCCTGGTGATCCCGTTCCTGATGGTCCTGGTCCTGACCGGTGCGGTCGGCGGCGGACTGGTGCTGTGGGAGTGGGTGAGCGGGCCGTTCACCACCGGCCTCCGGCTGGTCGGCGACGAGGTGCGCTCCGGGGACGCGAACTTCGTGCCGCGGCCCGACCTCGGCGGAGACGGGTCGAGCCAGGTCCTCAACGCCGTGGCGTCGGCGGGCTCCGCCGTGATCGCCGTCGGCAGCGACACCACCAGCCCCGTCCCCAGGCCGCTGTTCCTGTACTCCCCGGACGGGGGTGGGACCTGGCGGCTGGGCAACGTGACGGGACCGGCGGGTTACGAGGCGGGACCGACCACCGTGGGCCTGGTGGCGGGCGGCGAGGGCCGATGGCTGGCCGCGGGCAACGATCCCCTCGGTACCGGTCACGGCCTCTGGACCAGCGCCGACGGCTACAGCTGGAACGCGGTGGACCCCGGCGGGCTGGAGGTGTTCTCGGCCGGGGACAAGATCATGGACCTGGCCAGGACCTCCTCGGGTTTCGTGGCGGTGGGCACGACCGTCCTCCCGGACGGAGCCGCCGGAGCCGTCGCGTGGATCTCGCCCGACGGACGGAACTGGACCAGGGTGAACAGCGGGGAGATCAACCCGCCGGACCGGATCCGGGGTCTGGCGGCGGTCGTGGCCAAGGGCGACGCGGTGGTCGCGCTGGGCGACCCGGTCCGGAGCGGGTCCTCGTCCGTGGTCCTGCGCTCGGCCGACGGAGGCAGGACCTGGCTGCGGACCGACGCGGTGCTGACCGGCGTCCGCCCCGAATCGGGTGCGCTGGCGGTGGTGGCCGACGGTTTCGTGCTCGTCCCGACCCAGCAGCGCAGCGACAAGGGCGAGGTCGCCGTCTACTGCTCGCCCCAGGGCGACGACTGGTCCCGGTGCGGCACCATCGGCGGTCTGGCCCCCGACGGCTCGGGCGTCAGGCGCCTGGCCTCCTCGCCGGACGGGGTGGCCGCCGTCACCGAGTCGGGCTTCGAACGCTACTCCGTCTACACCAGCGAGGATGGCCACGACTGGCGGATGACCACCGACCTCGGGCAGGTGCCCGGCTCGCTGCGGGCACTCGCCGTCTCGGACGGGGGCACGCTCGTGGTCGGCGGCGACGAACGCGCCGCCGACGTGGACAACCGCCTGGTCCTCATGACCGCGGCCAGAGGGGAGAAGGCACGCCCGGTCCCCCTGAACGGGATCGACGGCCTCACCAGAGCCGCCCGCGAGACGGCCAGGGTGGCCGCGGGGGGAGGCCTGTTCGTCGCCGTGGGCGCGGCGTCCGGCGACGCGGGGATCTGGACCAGCGCGGACGGCGAGAACTGGCGGACCGGTGGTCCGGCAGGCAGCCTCGGCGGTCCGTGGCGGCAGTCGCTCGGCGACGTCGCGCACGGCCGGGCCGGCTGGCTGGCCGTGGGCAGCACCATGCTCAACGCCTCCGCCACCTCGCCTCTCCTCGTCACCTCGGAGGACGGCACCGCCTGGCGCGGGGTGTCGGCCCCGGAGCAGCTCACCCCGGCCGCCGAGCACTACTTCCTCGCTCCCCACGCGGTCGCCGCCGGCCCGTCCGGTTACGTCATCGCCGGTGAGGACCGCGGTCCGGCGGGGACCGTCCCCGTCCTGTGGTTCTCGTCCGACCTGAAGCGCTACACCAGGGCTCAGAAGCTCCCCGCCGGTGGCGGGGTGCGGCTGTACGACGTCTCGGCCACCTCGTCCGGCTACGTGGCCGTCGGCGGCACCGGCGGAGCACAGGAGACCGGCGTGGTCTGGGTCTCGGCCGACGGGGTCGAATGGAGCGCGCGCAAGCCGGTTCTGCCCCCGGGAGCGACATCGGCCGGACTGCGGCACGTGGTCCTGTACGGCGGGCACATCGTCGCCGCCGGCACCGCGCAGACCGGGGACGGGCTCCGAGCCTTCGGTGCGGTGTCCGACGACAACGGCTTGACCTGGGAGTTCTCCTGGATCCCGGCGGAGGGCACGGCTGCCGTACAGGACCTGGCCGCGACCGCGGAGGGCGTGGTGGCGGTCGGCTGGCAGGGACGCCCGGGCGAGGGCGACAGCGTGGCGTGGACCTCCGAGGACGGGCTCTCCTGGCAGCCGCACACCCCTGCCCAGGGCGGGGACGGCGCCCAGCGGCTCGGCGCGGTCGCGATCTCCGGCGGCCAGGTGGTGGCCCTGGGCAGATCCACCACCTACAGCGCCGACCACCTCACGCTGTGGCGCTCGACCCTGACGGCGGCTCGTTGA
- a CDS encoding DUF6529 family protein, whose amino-acid sequence MDDTQVSRIPQVSPRRSLTPLLVPLAVGALVAVGLGVYGRSHVPTGYAIGPAGFSGPLAMKSWLTTGAFLLALVQLLSALVMWGRITLNVPWIGTLHRWSGRAAFLLTVPVAFHCLYALGAQFDTPRVMVHSLLGCFFYGVFTAKMLALPRRGLPGWGLPVLGGLTFTALTGLWLTSALWFFTAIGITL is encoded by the coding sequence ATGGATGACACACAGGTCTCGCGGATCCCGCAGGTCTCACCGCGGCGGAGCCTCACCCCGCTGCTCGTGCCGCTCGCCGTCGGCGCCCTGGTCGCGGTCGGCCTGGGCGTGTACGGACGGAGCCACGTCCCCACCGGCTACGCGATCGGACCGGCCGGATTCTCCGGGCCGCTGGCCATGAAGTCCTGGCTCACCACCGGCGCGTTCCTGCTGGCTCTGGTCCAGCTTCTCTCCGCCCTGGTGATGTGGGGCCGGATCACCCTGAACGTGCCGTGGATCGGCACCCTGCACCGCTGGTCGGGCCGGGCGGCGTTTTTGCTGACGGTTCCGGTGGCGTTCCACTGCCTGTACGCGCTGGGCGCCCAGTTCGACACGCCCCGGGTGATGGTCCACTCGCTGCTGGGCTGCTTCTTCTACGGTGTCTTCACCGCGAAGATGCTGGCGCTGCCCCGGCGGGGGCTGCCCGGCTGGGGTCTCCCGGTGCTCGGCGGGCTGACCTTCACCGCGCTGACCGGACTCTGGCTGACCTCGGCTCTGTGGTTCTTCACCGCGATCGGGATCACGCTGTAG